The Paenibacillus sophorae genome has a segment encoding these proteins:
- a CDS encoding adenylosuccinate synthase, translating to MSTVVVVGTQWGDEGKGKITDFLAESADVVARYQGGNNAGHTILIDGKKFKLSLIPSGVFYKEKTCVIGNGMVINPAALIEEINYIHENGFDTDNLVISDRAHVIMPYHMVLDALEEDRKGPNKIGTTRKGIGPAYMDKAARNGIRIADLMDAEEFELKLRHLMNEKNQVITQVYGGEPLDVEEALKQYLEYAEVLRRYVTDTSVVLNDAIDTDSKVLFEGAQGVMLDIDQGTYPFVTSSNPSAGGVCIGSGVGPSKIKQVIGVAKSYTTRVGDGPFPTELNDEIGDLIRETGHEYGTVTGRPRRVGWFDSVVVRHARRVSGLTGLSLNSLDVLSGLKTVKICTGYKYRGEVISHYPASLKMLAECEAVYEEMPGWDEDITSAKTLDDLPENTRKYVERVSELTGIPIAIFSVGRNRDQTNQVLPIYE from the coding sequence ATGTCAACGGTAGTCGTTGTGGGAACACAATGGGGAGACGAAGGCAAAGGCAAAATCACGGACTTTCTGGCAGAGAGCGCAGATGTGGTCGCCCGTTATCAAGGGGGCAACAATGCCGGCCACACGATTCTGATTGACGGCAAGAAATTCAAGCTCAGCCTGATTCCGTCGGGCGTCTTCTATAAAGAAAAGACTTGTGTCATCGGTAACGGCATGGTAATCAACCCGGCCGCCTTGATTGAAGAAATCAATTACATCCACGAGAACGGATTCGATACGGACAACCTGGTTATCAGCGACCGCGCCCATGTCATCATGCCTTATCACATGGTACTGGATGCGCTCGAGGAAGACCGCAAGGGGCCGAACAAAATCGGCACAACCCGTAAAGGAATCGGCCCGGCCTACATGGACAAAGCGGCTCGTAACGGCATTCGGATCGCCGATCTGATGGATGCGGAAGAATTCGAGCTCAAGCTGCGGCATTTGATGAATGAGAAGAATCAGGTCATCACTCAAGTGTACGGCGGAGAGCCGCTTGATGTGGAAGAGGCGCTGAAGCAGTATCTGGAATATGCGGAAGTGCTGCGCCGCTATGTAACGGACACTTCGGTGGTGCTGAATGACGCCATCGACACGGACAGCAAGGTGCTGTTCGAAGGCGCTCAAGGCGTTATGCTCGACATCGACCAAGGAACCTATCCGTTCGTAACGTCCTCCAATCCGTCCGCAGGCGGTGTCTGCATCGGCTCCGGCGTAGGGCCTTCGAAGATTAAGCAGGTCATCGGGGTGGCCAAATCGTATACGACGCGTGTCGGCGACGGTCCGTTCCCGACCGAACTGAACGATGAGATCGGCGATTTGATCCGCGAGACCGGCCATGAATACGGCACCGTTACCGGACGTCCGCGCCGGGTCGGCTGGTTCGACAGCGTCGTTGTCCGCCATGCCCGCCGTGTCAGCGGCCTGACCGGGCTGTCCCTGAACTCGCTGGACGTGCTGAGCGGCCTGAAGACGGTTAAGATTTGCACCGGCTATAAATACCGCGGGGAAGTTATTTCCCACTACCCTGCAAGCCTGAAGATGCTGGCTGAATGCGAAGCGGTCTACGAAGAGATGCCGGGCTGGGACGAGGATATCACCTCAGCCAAGACGCTGGACGATTTGCCGGAGAACACGCGCAAGTACGTGGAGCGCGTATCCGAGCTGACCGGTATTCCGATTGCGATCTTCTCAGTCGGACGCAACCGCGACCAGACAAACCAAGTTCTGCCGATTTACGAATAA
- the dnaB gene encoding replicative DNA helicase, whose protein sequence is MGGDLFFDRVPPQNLEAEQAVIGAILLQDEALITAMERVNTEDFYDKPHQMIFEAMIQLGEENQPIDLVTLTAKLQDKGELEDIGGVSYLAKLAHAVPTAANVDYYAQIIEEKAMLRRLIRTATQIVSEGYTGGEDVADMLSDAERRILEISNRRSGSGFIAIRDVLMEVFDRVEMLHQNKGGTSGIPSGFADLDRMTNGFQRNDLIIVAARPSVGKTAFALNIAQNVAVRARETVAIFSLEMSAAQLVQRMICAEANLDANIMRTGDFKSDDDWSKLTMGIASLSESEIYIDDTPGVTVADIRAKCRRLKKEKGLGMIVIDYLQLIQGRGKGGENRQQEVSDISRTLKQIARELDVPVIALSQLSRGVEQRQDKRPMMSDLRESGSIEQDADIVAFLYRDDYYNQETEKKNIIEIIIAKQRNGPVGTVELVFLKNFNKFVNYERAHSEPFAG, encoded by the coding sequence AGATTTCTACGACAAGCCGCATCAAATGATCTTTGAGGCGATGATACAGCTCGGAGAAGAGAACCAGCCGATTGATTTGGTTACCCTGACGGCCAAGCTTCAGGATAAAGGAGAGCTTGAAGATATTGGCGGGGTCAGCTATCTAGCCAAGCTCGCGCACGCTGTTCCTACGGCGGCCAATGTAGATTATTACGCGCAGATCATTGAAGAGAAAGCGATGCTGCGCAGGCTGATCCGAACCGCGACACAGATCGTAAGCGAAGGCTACACCGGCGGCGAGGATGTCGCCGACATGCTAAGCGACGCCGAGCGGCGCATACTGGAAATCTCCAACCGGCGCAGCGGCAGCGGGTTCATCGCCATCCGTGACGTGTTGATGGAAGTGTTCGACCGGGTGGAGATGCTCCACCAGAATAAAGGCGGCACGTCCGGAATTCCTTCCGGCTTCGCCGATCTCGACCGGATGACCAACGGCTTCCAGCGTAATGACCTCATTATCGTCGCCGCCCGTCCGTCCGTAGGCAAGACGGCCTTTGCGTTGAACATCGCCCAGAATGTGGCGGTGCGCGCGCGAGAGACGGTAGCCATCTTCAGTCTCGAAATGTCGGCCGCCCAGCTTGTGCAGCGGATGATCTGCGCCGAAGCGAATCTGGATGCGAACATTATGCGTACCGGCGACTTCAAGAGCGATGATGACTGGTCGAAGCTGACGATGGGCATTGCCTCGCTTTCGGAATCCGAAATCTATATTGACGACACGCCGGGTGTAACCGTCGCCGATATCCGCGCTAAATGCCGGAGGCTCAAGAAAGAAAAAGGGCTGGGTATGATCGTGATCGACTACCTCCAGCTCATTCAGGGCCGCGGCAAGGGCGGAGAGAACCGCCAGCAAGAGGTATCGGATATTTCGCGGACGCTGAAGCAAATCGCGCGGGAGTTGGATGTGCCGGTAATCGCCCTGTCCCAGCTCAGCCGGGGCGTGGAGCAGCGTCAAGACAAGCGGCCGATGATGTCGGACCTTCGGGAATCGGGCTCGATCGAGCAGGACGCCGATATTGTCGCGTTCTTGTACCGGGATGATTACTATAATCAGGAGACCGAGAAGAAGAACATCATCGAGATTATTATCGCCAAACAGCGTAACGGTCCTGTCGGTACGGTGGAGCTTGTATTTCTGAAAAATTTCAACAAGTTCGTCAACTACGAGCGCGCTCACTCCGAACCATTTGCAGGCTAA